The genomic segment GCATCCTGAAAACCAGACGTCAGGGAAAATGCCAGAAATTGCTTTGCCAGTTCCTTCTCCGGTGCATTCTTCAGCACACCGGCAACCTCGATCTGGATATAATGTCCCTCTTCGAAGGCTGCCGCCTGATACCGTTCACTGTGTTCCGCAACCATGTGATAAGCGGGCGATGTCGTATAGGACAGCACCATCGGAACCTCACCCTTGGTAAAGAGCCCGTAGGATTCCGACCAGCCGGGCGTTACCGTCAGAACGCGGTTCTTCAACTTCGCCCATGCTTCCGGGGCCTTGTCACCGTAAACGGATTTCACCCACAAAAGCAGACCGAGACCCGGCGTTGATGTGCGAGGATCCTGAATGGCGATCTTTTGCGACGGATCACCCTCGACCAATTCCTTCAGGCTTTTCGGCGGGTTCTTGATTGTCTGGGTGTCATAGATGACGGCGAAATGACCGTAGTCATAGGGCACGAAGACATCGTCCTTGAAGCCACCCGGCACCTTCACCGCTGCGGTATCGATACCCGATGCTTCAAAAAGCCCTGTCTGTTTGGCTTCCGCAATCAGGTTGGTATCGAGACCGACGACGACATCGGCCTTCGAACTTGGTCCTTCCAGCTTCAACCGGTTGAGCAAGGCCACGCCATCTGCCACGCCCACGAAATTGACGACGCAGTTGCAGGTCTGCTCGAAGGCGGCCTTGACCTTGGGCCCCGGACCCCACTCGGAAACGAAGCTTTCATAGGTATAGACCGTCAGCGTCTTCTTATCCTGTGCGTGGGCAAGGCCCGGCAGAAGAAGGGACACGGCAATCAGAGCGCGGGTTAGGACATGACGATGCATCAGACGACCTCCTCGAATGGACAAACGGGAATAGGCGTCTGGATGGAAGCCGTCTAATCCCTCCGCCGGTGTTAACCGGATCAGGTTCTTCGGGTTGGCAAATGCCTCTCAGCCCTGTCCGTCAAGACAAAGCACCCCGTTAGAGCTGGCTAATGCTGTAATATGTCGTTGCCTGCTTGGCAAGGTGTCAGGCCGTCAAGCTTGCTCGGTCATATGAACCAGTTCCCAGACGTGACCATCCGGGTCCTGAAAGCTGCCGCCATACATGAAACCATGATCCTGCACCGGCTTCCATTCCCGACCGCCGGATGCGAGTGCCGTTGCCAGCATCTTGTCGATTTCTTCGCGGCTCCCGGCAGACAGGCAATTCAACACTTCCTTGGTGCTGGTCGCATCGGCGATATCGCCATTGATGAATTCGCGGAAGCGATCTTCCTGAAGCAACATCACGAAGATGTTCTTCTCAACGATCATGCACAAGGTGCGCTCGTCGGAATATTCCGGGTTGAAGCTGAAGCCCAGACCCGTGAAAAAGACCTTGGATGTCTCGATGTTCTTGACCGGCAGGTTGATGAAAATCATGCGCATATCTGAACTCCTCCATGGGCGGACAGGAGAACGCACTTTTGCTTCGCTGTCAAAGCGGCAGTCAAACGCGACTGCTCAGCTCTCCATTTCTTCGCGCAGCATTTCCAGCTCCAGCCATTCTTCTTCCATGGCTTCCAGCTTTTCGCGCAGCTTCGACATTTCATCTGCCAGCGTGTTGAAGGCCGTCGGGTTCTTGGCAAAAAGTTGCGGATCGGCCATGCGTTCTTCACGCTTGGCGATTTCGGCTTGAGCCTTTTCCATCTCCTTGGGCAGGTTCTCCAGAGCGAACTTCTGCTTGAAGGACAGCTTTACCTTACCCTTCGCGGGCTCCCCCCCGGATGACGTCGAGGTCTTCGCCTTGTCCTGCTTTTCCGCTCTCTTCTTTTCGTCGGACGCACCTTTGCGCTGCGCCATCATGTCGGAATAACCACCGGCATACTCGACCCAACGACCGTCAGGCGCATCCGGGTTTGCGGGCGCAATCGTCGATGTCACAGTGCGGTCGAGGAAGTCGCGGTCGTGGCTGACCAGAATGACGGTGCCAGAGAAGCCAGCGACGATCTCCTGCAACAGATCGAGCGTTTCGATGTCGAGATCGTTGGTCGGTTCGTCGAGGATCAGAAGATTGGTCGGCTTTGCCAGAATACGTGCCAGCATCAAGCGCGCGCGCTCGCCACCGGACAATTTGCGAATGGGCGTGCGGGCCTGCTCCGGCTGGAACAGGAAATCCTTCATGTAACCCGTGACATGCTTCACTTCGCCGTTGACGAGAAGGTTTTCGCCACGCCCGTCCGTCAAATAATGGGCGAGCGTGTCCTCGAGGTTCAGGTCTTCACGCTTCTGGTCGAGCGTTGCGATTTCCAGTTTGGTGCCGAGCTTGACCGTGCCGCTATCGGGCGCCAACTCGCCCGTCAGCATTTTCAGCAATGTCGTCTTGCCTGCACCGTTGGGACCTACGAAGCCGATGCAATCGCCCCGGTGGACCCGCAGCGAAAACGGCGCAACGATGGTCCGCTCGCCATAGGATTTGGTGATGGCCTCGGCCTCGATGACCAGCTTGCCGGATTCGCGCCCCTCGGCTGCCGTCGCCTGAACGGTGCCTTGCGGGCCGTTGTGACCACGGTAGGCAGCCCGCATATCGCGCAACTCACCCACACGGCGCATGTTGCGCTTGCGGCGGGCGGTGACACCATACCGCATCCAGTGTTCTTCGCGCTCGATGGCCTTGCCGAGCTTGTGCTGCTCCAGCTCTTCCTCTTCCAGCACCTTGTCGCGCCATTCCTCGAAATGGGCAAAGCCACGGCTGAGACGGCGCGACGTACCGCGATCGAGCCAGACGGTAGCGGTCGAGACTTTTTCGAGAAAACGACGGTCGTGCGAAATCAGAACCAGCGCGCTGCGTGTCTGCTGCAATTCTCCTTCCAGCCACTCAATGGTCGGCAGGTCGAGATGGTTGGTGGGCTCGTCGAGCATCAAAATATCGGGTTCGGGCGCCATGACGCGCACAAGCGCTGCCCGGCGCGCCTCTCCGCCCGAAAGGCTGGATGGATGCTCCTGCCCCGTCAGCCCCAGATGCTCAAGCAGATAGGTGACGCGATAAGCATCGTCGCCCGGTCCCAGACCCGCTTCCGCATAGGCTTGAACCGTCTCGAAACCGGCAAAATCCGGCGCCTGCTCCAGATACCGGATCGTCGCAGACGGATGGCGGAAAACCTCGCCCGATTGCGCTTCCACCAGACCGGCAGCAATTTTCATCAGCGTCGATTTGCCGGAACCATTGCGTCCGACAAGGCAGATGCGGTCGCCCGGTTCCACTTGCAGGTTTGCACCGTCGAGCAGCGGGGTCACGCCAAATGTCAGCTTGATGTCGTCGAGTTTCAGAATCGGGGGTGCCAAGGCATCAGGCTCCGGTCAAATCATAGGGACGGGCAAGGACGATGGCCTTGCCGCTTTTGAGGCGAAGGCGCAAAGGCCCTTCCGCCACGTTGGAAATAGTGCGCGACGAGCCAAAGGCAAGCGCAAATTCTGCAAGAGGGTATCGCGCATTTTCGATGTCGAGACCATCAAGAGCCGTGAAACCCGCAACGGAAAACAGCGATCCGACAGGCAGATCGAGCGCAAGCTCGGTAGCCAGAAGCGGATAGGCTTCTTCCGTGCCGGAGGTCAATACAACATCGAAACCGCGTTCCGCCAGCGAGACGGCGTAGAGCAGATGGAACAGGGCGTGATCGGATCTTTCGCCAGCCAAAGCGCCGACCAATGTCAGCCGCTTCGCACCACGCGACAGAGCTTCCGACACCGCAATTTCCCCATCCGTCACACCTTTTGCGGCTGGAAAGGGCTGTTGTGGCGTATCGGGCCATTGCGACATCAGGT from the Agrobacterium vaccinii genome contains:
- the thiB gene encoding thiamine ABC transporter substrate binding subunit, which codes for MHRHVLTRALIAVSLLLPGLAHAQDKKTLTVYTYESFVSEWGPGPKVKAAFEQTCNCVVNFVGVADGVALLNRLKLEGPSSKADVVVGLDTNLIAEAKQTGLFEASGIDTAAVKVPGGFKDDVFVPYDYGHFAVIYDTQTIKNPPKSLKELVEGDPSQKIAIQDPRTSTPGLGLLLWVKSVYGDKAPEAWAKLKNRVLTVTPGWSESYGLFTKGEVPMVLSYTTSPAYHMVAEHSERYQAAAFEEGHYIQIEVAGVLKNAPEKELAKQFLAFSLTSGFQDAIPENNWMMPVSQTSTPLPEAFSKLVQPTKTFLMSPEEVAKNRKAWIDEWLSAMSVK
- a CDS encoding VOC family protein, whose protein sequence is MRMIFINLPVKNIETSKVFFTGLGFSFNPEYSDERTLCMIVEKNIFVMLLQEDRFREFINGDIADATSTKEVLNCLSAGSREEIDKMLATALASGGREWKPVQDHGFMYGGSFQDPDGHVWELVHMTEQA
- a CDS encoding ABC-F family ATP-binding cassette domain-containing protein yields the protein MAPPILKLDDIKLTFGVTPLLDGANLQVEPGDRICLVGRNGSGKSTLMKIAAGLVEAQSGEVFRHPSATIRYLEQAPDFAGFETVQAYAEAGLGPGDDAYRVTYLLEHLGLTGQEHPSSLSGGEARRAALVRVMAPEPDILMLDEPTNHLDLPTIEWLEGELQQTRSALVLISHDRRFLEKVSTATVWLDRGTSRRLSRGFAHFEEWRDKVLEEEELEQHKLGKAIEREEHWMRYGVTARRKRNMRRVGELRDMRAAYRGHNGPQGTVQATAAEGRESGKLVIEAEAITKSYGERTIVAPFSLRVHRGDCIGFVGPNGAGKTTLLKMLTGELAPDSGTVKLGTKLEIATLDQKREDLNLEDTLAHYLTDGRGENLLVNGEVKHVTGYMKDFLFQPEQARTPIRKLSGGERARLMLARILAKPTNLLILDEPTNDLDIETLDLLQEIVAGFSGTVILVSHDRDFLDRTVTSTIAPANPDAPDGRWVEYAGGYSDMMAQRKGASDEKKRAEKQDKAKTSTSSGGEPAKGKVKLSFKQKFALENLPKEMEKAQAEIAKREERMADPQLFAKNPTAFNTLADEMSKLREKLEAMEEEWLELEMLREEMES
- a CDS encoding thiamine diphosphokinase; translated protein: MTSAHFTILLGGTITVTDRLQKAVAGTRVIAADSGMRHASVLGLTPELWVGDFDSSDADLMSQWPDTPQQPFPAAKGVTDGEIAVSEALSRGAKRLTLVGALAGERSDHALFHLLYAVSLAERGFDVVLTSGTEEAYPLLATELALDLPVGSLFSVAGFTALDGLDIENARYPLAEFALAFGSSRTISNVAEGPLRLRLKSGKAIVLARPYDLTGA